GGATGAGGGGATGTATGGGCAGGAAACTCGCACACCGATAAGCCACGCTTTGGATCCAATACGCCTTGATACGATTTGGCTGCTTGCTCTCGTAATACGCCTTCCTGTAATGACTTTTGTATTGCCTCATAGTCGCCAATCAGAAGCATGACCAACTCTCGGGAATGAGCTGCATTAAGAGCTACGCTAAGCCCTTCTTTTGCCTTGGCTGCAGAGACCCGTAAGCGGTAATCAGCAAAAACCTCATGTCGTCCACATACTTGTGCGCCATTATGATCAGGCTGGCAACGCCATTGTGCTAGTGATTCTTCGTCTTTCCAGCAGGAGAACGACAAGT
This genomic interval from Polynucleobacter sp. UK-FUSCHL-C3 contains the following:
- a CDS encoding antibiotic biosynthesis monooxygenase; its protein translation is MTQAVLFDVLPKPGHVDQYFEMAAQLKPIVQQNPGFLSVERFANLQKPDWYLSFSCWKDEESLAQWRCQPDHNGAQVCGRHEVFADYRLRVSAAKAKEGLSVALNAAHSRELVMLLIGDYEAIQKSLQEGVLREQAAKSYQGVLDPKRGLSVCEFPAHTSPHPDLLGLSATEAIDIHWFGVLRDYGMFDRAEAPTQFA